A genomic segment from Gracilimonas sediminicola encodes:
- a CDS encoding tetratricopeptide repeat protein, producing MKQLITLIGILFVSSSLTHAQANCKQTPPDGLSPLAAYSLFYSNYKNGDYEFALKYGKWMACAQPEKLDGNPQFKLETQYNRLVTIYEEIARGKEDPGVRSAHLDTALTLLNESLELFGTNQESRFDIIFKRGRFYQQNYDYIEDGLQKAYADYAKLFEINPERAINMGDGYYLRQALGNLVDRDNKEQAQALIDIVKPFVDGEKLEYVEEQQQKLLGSPEEQIAYFTPIIKDNPDDLAAWKALEGAYEETENRQKRKEALVKINQLEPSYDSALQLAELAKGNANYTEAAKYFNEALGRASSDEDKVQLYLDLADVNINLEKLSAAKGHVQNALKIEPKNGNAYIKMATIYGAAITKCTSDRKLEAQDRVVYWLVVDYLNRAKKEDPSVAATVNRQLPNYEAVTPTTEDKFFTLNLENGQEIKVDGSLMPCYSWINETTTVR from the coding sequence ATGAAGCAACTAATAACACTTATAGGGATTCTTTTTGTTAGCTCTTCCCTTACACACGCGCAAGCAAACTGTAAACAAACACCTCCTGACGGGCTATCACCGTTGGCAGCTTATTCTCTTTTTTATTCAAACTATAAAAATGGAGACTATGAGTTTGCCCTCAAATATGGAAAATGGATGGCATGTGCCCAACCGGAAAAGCTGGATGGTAATCCTCAGTTTAAGCTGGAAACCCAGTACAACCGGTTAGTAACCATTTATGAAGAAATTGCTCGAGGAAAAGAAGACCCCGGTGTTCGGTCTGCACACCTTGACACAGCTCTTACCCTTTTGAATGAAAGTCTTGAGCTATTTGGAACCAACCAGGAAAGCAGGTTTGATATCATCTTCAAACGGGGACGTTTCTACCAGCAGAACTATGACTACATTGAAGATGGCCTTCAAAAAGCCTACGCCGATTATGCCAAGCTTTTTGAAATTAACCCCGAGCGCGCTATTAATATGGGTGATGGATATTACCTGAGACAAGCTCTCGGCAACCTTGTGGACAGGGATAACAAAGAACAAGCACAGGCCCTGATAGATATCGTGAAGCCTTTTGTTGATGGCGAAAAGCTTGAGTATGTAGAGGAACAGCAGCAGAAACTTCTCGGTTCACCAGAAGAGCAAATCGCATACTTTACTCCAATTATAAAAGATAATCCGGACGATCTTGCTGCCTGGAAAGCGCTCGAAGGTGCGTATGAGGAGACTGAAAACCGTCAGAAGCGTAAAGAAGCTCTTGTCAAAATTAATCAGCTGGAACCTTCTTATGACTCCGCATTACAGCTTGCCGAGCTTGCAAAAGGGAATGCCAACTACACCGAAGCGGCCAAATACTTTAACGAGGCTTTAGGACGTGCATCTTCAGATGAGGACAAAGTTCAGCTTTACCTTGATCTTGCTGATGTTAACATTAACCTTGAGAAGCTAAGTGCTGCCAAGGGCCATGTGCAAAACGCGCTAAAAATTGAGCCAAAAAACGGAAATGCATACATCAAGATGGCTACCATTTATGGCGCAGCCATTACAAAATGTACCAGCGACCGTAAGCTTGAAGCCCAAGACCGCGTTGTTTACTGGTTAGTTGTTGACTACCTAAACAGAGCCAAGAAAGAAGATCCATCTGTTGCTGCTACCGTAAACCGGCAGCTACCTAACTATGAGGCCGTAACTCCAACTACAGAGGATAAGTTTTTTACTTTGAACCTCGAAAACGGACAAGAAATTAAAGTTGACGGCTCTCTGATGCCTTGCTACAGCTGGATAAATGAGACCACCACTGTACGGTAA
- a CDS encoding DUF4270 family protein has product MSRTNKGFFSLCISLLTLVIIFNGCEDPGSVGSEFVERPGLTFDTLSISQTEALSYNAYSGRLSFIPFGKYNDQLFGEVDVLSLVQPSINPSVDDSIEVDENFQLKMRIQLDSLPHYGDTLSQSNFNLYEISSDWRGRSIRIDDEIQYSNQVGSFTVGDEKNIIVDLSQDWVDRYKNFYFNESASSDSLYANQMKGLALVADQNNSRISIARTGSFNFILVNGVQSDTTDTVTVPLMDWGFTMERTGAINSPNTFPLHSTLEGMMKITMPNDVLIEESQSENIIRADLVFYEAEDEMSQSIPANHNRPPVDFLNLYIEPDVEPVYEYQFGATIGGSDSDVGDGVFKINVTNYVNSVLFGDQSEDELVIGTRNTAAQLRSTLIYDFTAPENLRPKLIITSLADQQ; this is encoded by the coding sequence ATGAGCAGAACAAATAAGGGCTTTTTTTCCTTATGTATTTCACTGTTAACCTTAGTTATAATTTTTAATGGATGTGAGGATCCCGGAAGCGTTGGCAGCGAATTTGTTGAGCGACCCGGTTTAACCTTCGATACCTTATCTATCTCACAAACTGAGGCCCTGAGTTACAACGCATATTCCGGAAGGCTTAGCTTTATTCCATTCGGAAAGTACAACGATCAGCTTTTTGGAGAGGTTGACGTGCTCAGCCTGGTTCAACCATCTATAAACCCATCTGTGGATGATTCCATTGAGGTTGATGAGAACTTCCAGCTTAAAATGCGGATTCAGCTCGACAGCTTGCCCCATTACGGCGATACGCTTTCGCAGTCGAATTTCAACCTCTACGAGATTTCTTCAGACTGGCGGGGGCGTTCCATTCGCATCGATGACGAAATTCAGTATTCCAACCAGGTAGGCTCTTTCACCGTTGGCGATGAGAAAAACATTATTGTGGACTTAAGTCAGGATTGGGTGGATCGCTATAAAAATTTCTATTTCAATGAAAGCGCCAGCTCCGACTCGCTCTACGCAAATCAAATGAAAGGGCTGGCATTGGTTGCCGATCAAAACAACTCCAGAATTTCAATTGCCCGAACGGGAAGTTTTAACTTCATCCTTGTGAACGGCGTGCAATCAGACACCACCGACACGGTCACCGTTCCGCTTATGGACTGGGGATTTACAATGGAGCGCACAGGAGCGATAAACTCTCCGAATACATTTCCGCTGCATTCTACCCTTGAGGGAATGATGAAAATCACCATGCCTAATGATGTGTTGATAGAAGAGAGTCAGTCAGAGAATATAATCCGGGCCGACCTTGTTTTTTACGAGGCTGAAGACGAGATGAGCCAAAGCATTCCGGCAAATCACAACCGGCCTCCTGTCGATTTCCTAAACTTGTATATAGAGCCTGATGTTGAACCGGTTTATGAATATCAATTCGGTGCTACTATAGGAGGCTCCGATTCTGATGTCGGTGACGGTGTTTTTAAAATCAACGTTACCAATTATGTGAACAGCGTGCTTTTCGGTGATCAATCGGAAGATGAGTTGGTTATTGGTACTCGCAACACCGCCGCGCAGTTGAGGTCAACACTGATCTACGACTTTACTGCACCGGAAAACCTTCGGCCAAAGTTAATTATCACCTCCTTAGCTGATCAACAATAA
- a CDS encoding glycogen/starch synthase, whose protein sequence is MKILYVAAEISPFARMTYTADLLRFLPASLQDKGFEIRILLPKYGSINDRRNRLHEVIRLSGIEVEVGENTESMKIKVASIPNAKLQVYFLDNDTYFKRKGLFKKPDTDEFYEDNDERLAFYNKGVLETVIKLGWEPDIIHCHDWPAGLIPLLVRTKYKDEKIFKNTQIVYNLHHPINEGDSDSARVLELLGLPADTDIDNLTEEGRVDLLKLGLKYSDHVVTGNYLKDEFDDMFDELGINPTKIQGSPEDVSDKFAEYYRSISDAE, encoded by the coding sequence ATGAAAATTCTTTACGTTGCAGCAGAAATTTCCCCCTTTGCACGCATGACCTATACCGCCGATTTGCTTCGGTTCTTGCCTGCATCACTTCAAGACAAAGGATTCGAAATTCGGATTCTGCTACCTAAATACGGTTCCATTAACGACCGGCGCAACAGGCTCCATGAGGTTATTCGCCTTTCCGGAATTGAGGTTGAGGTGGGTGAAAATACCGAGAGCATGAAAATAAAAGTAGCCAGCATTCCTAATGCGAAGCTGCAGGTTTATTTCTTAGATAACGACACGTATTTCAAGAGAAAAGGGCTATTCAAAAAGCCGGATACCGATGAATTTTATGAGGATAACGATGAGCGCCTGGCTTTCTACAATAAAGGCGTGCTGGAAACAGTTATTAAGCTCGGCTGGGAACCGGACATCATCCACTGCCATGACTGGCCTGCTGGTTTGATTCCGCTTTTAGTGCGAACTAAATACAAGGACGAGAAAATCTTTAAAAACACTCAGATTGTATATAACCTGCATCACCCTATTAATGAGGGAGATTCAGACTCAGCAAGAGTGTTAGAACTTCTCGGGCTTCCGGCCGATACCGATATCGACAACCTGACAGAAGAAGGCAGAGTCGATCTTCTGAAACTTGGATTAAAGTACAGCGATCATGTGGTTACAGGAAACTACCTCAAAGACGAGTTTGACGACATGTTCGATGAGCTGGGAATTAACCCTACAAAAATTCAGGGTTCCCCGGAAGACGTATCTGACAAGTTTGCCGAGTACTATCGGTCTATTTCTGACGCCGAATAA
- a CDS encoding phosphosulfolactate synthase has product MAFSLNHLPKRTEKPRNEGLTMGLDKGYSVRQAEDFVEACSNYIDVVKLGWGTSYVTQNLEEKIAVYHDAGIPVYFGGTLFEAYVLRDQLDGYVELMNKYGIKNVEVSNGTIWLSDERKQAIIKDLSTDFTVYSEVGSKNPNDIIPPYKWVRIIEKELAAGAEKVICEARESGTVGVFRPNGEVRSGLIEEITDQIPQEKLIFEAPQKEQQVWFIRKFGSNVNLGNIQPADVISVETLRLGLRGDTLLDFYSLDDDEDLNKVMKDNNAISNEE; this is encoded by the coding sequence ATGGCGTTTTCACTAAATCACTTACCAAAGCGAACTGAAAAACCAAGAAATGAAGGCCTTACCATGGGGCTGGATAAAGGATACAGCGTTCGTCAGGCCGAAGACTTTGTAGAAGCTTGCTCCAACTATATTGATGTTGTGAAGCTGGGCTGGGGTACTTCATATGTAACCCAAAACCTGGAAGAAAAGATTGCTGTTTATCATGATGCCGGCATCCCCGTTTATTTTGGCGGAACCTTGTTTGAGGCTTATGTACTGCGCGATCAGCTGGATGGATATGTAGAGCTGATGAATAAGTACGGCATTAAAAATGTAGAAGTATCCAACGGCACCATTTGGCTTTCTGATGAAAGAAAGCAGGCCATCATTAAAGATTTAAGTACAGATTTCACCGTTTATTCTGAAGTGGGTAGCAAAAACCCGAATGACATCATCCCTCCTTACAAGTGGGTGCGTATCATTGAAAAAGAATTAGCCGCCGGTGCCGAAAAAGTTATTTGTGAGGCACGCGAAAGCGGAACGGTTGGTGTTTTCCGGCCCAATGGTGAAGTCCGATCCGGCTTAATAGAAGAAATAACCGACCAGATTCCCCAAGAAAAGTTGATTTTCGAAGCTCCTCAAAAAGAGCAGCAGGTTTGGTTTATTCGAAAGTTTGGAAGTAATGTGAATTTAGGAAATATCCAGCCGGCCGATGTCATTTCTGTAGAAACACTCAGACTTGGCCTCCGCGGCGATACCCTATTAGACTTTTACTCATTGGATGACGATGAGGACCTCAACAAAGTCATGAAAGACAATAACGCAATCTCTAACGAAGAGTAA
- the malQ gene encoding 4-alpha-glucanotransferase: MRFPRSCGCLVHPTSFPGKYGMGDFGFEARTFIDFLERTHQTIWQVLPLTPTGYGNSPYASYSAFAGNVYLISPDVLHKKGLLTEEEIKGIQLPSGLSADYEASFKNKDKVYKLASDRFYKNLKKEEEEAFNAFKKQNQHWLDDYVLFMACSLHYDKQPWNTWDKDIAQRKPKALKAYREKFREEIKLQYWLQYEFNNQWNDLKKYANDRGIRIVGDIPIFVDHNSADVWANPKYFEVDEQGNRQLVAGVPPDYFSKTGQLWGNPLYKWDELEKDGFSWWVDRFKHMFNACDAIRVDHFRGFDAYWEVKATAKTAEKGKWVPGPGEKLFDTILEKCGELPIIAEDLGFVTEGVEKLRDKYNFPGMKIIQFAFDSDSTNSFLPHNYSQNSVAYSGTHDNDTALGWYNTTNAEEQHRARTYTRSSGESIHWEFIRLGMLSVSDQAIFPLQDFMGLDSTHRMNIPGTSSGNWLWRYTPDMLNEVDEDQIRHLAELSNRRFNTNS; the protein is encoded by the coding sequence ATGAGGTTTCCACGCTCTTGCGGTTGTTTAGTTCATCCAACATCATTTCCCGGAAAATATGGGATGGGTGATTTTGGATTTGAAGCCCGCACATTTATTGATTTTTTAGAACGCACACATCAAACCATCTGGCAGGTTCTTCCGCTTACACCAACCGGATATGGAAATTCCCCTTACGCCAGCTATTCCGCTTTTGCGGGGAATGTGTACCTGATCAGCCCCGATGTACTTCATAAAAAAGGGTTGCTTACGGAAGAAGAAATTAAAGGCATTCAATTGCCTTCTGGGCTTAGTGCAGATTACGAGGCTTCATTTAAGAATAAGGACAAGGTTTACAAGCTTGCTTCTGACCGGTTTTACAAGAACCTGAAGAAAGAAGAGGAAGAAGCCTTCAACGCATTTAAAAAGCAAAATCAGCACTGGCTGGATGACTATGTGCTGTTCATGGCCTGCTCTCTTCATTACGACAAACAGCCCTGGAACACATGGGATAAAGACATTGCCCAGCGAAAGCCAAAAGCGCTGAAAGCTTACCGTGAGAAATTCCGAGAGGAAATAAAGCTTCAATACTGGTTACAATACGAGTTTAACAACCAGTGGAATGACCTTAAGAAATACGCTAATGACCGGGGAATTCGCATTGTGGGCGATATCCCCATTTTTGTGGATCACAACAGCGCCGATGTATGGGCCAACCCAAAATATTTTGAAGTGGACGAGCAGGGAAACCGGCAATTGGTAGCGGGAGTTCCGCCGGATTACTTCAGCAAAACCGGTCAACTATGGGGCAACCCCCTTTACAAATGGGATGAACTTGAAAAAGACGGATTTTCCTGGTGGGTCGACCGCTTTAAACACATGTTCAATGCCTGTGATGCCATCCGCGTGGATCACTTCCGTGGTTTTGATGCGTACTGGGAAGTGAAAGCAACGGCAAAAACAGCAGAAAAAGGGAAGTGGGTGCCCGGTCCCGGAGAAAAACTGTTTGATACTATTTTAGAAAAATGTGGCGAGCTGCCCATTATTGCTGAGGACCTTGGCTTTGTGACGGAGGGAGTCGAAAAGCTACGCGACAAGTATAACTTCCCGGGGATGAAAATTATACAATTCGCCTTTGACTCAGACTCCACCAACAGCTTTCTTCCCCACAATTATTCACAGAACAGTGTGGCCTACTCGGGCACGCACGACAACGACACTGCCCTTGGATGGTACAACACCACCAACGCTGAAGAGCAGCACCGGGCACGAACCTACACCCGCTCATCCGGCGAAAGTATCCATTGGGAATTTATCCGGCTGGGCATGCTTTCGGTCTCAGATCAGGCTATATTCCCGCTGCAAGATTTTATGGGATTAGACAGTACTCACCGAATGAATATACCGGGCACTTCATCAGGCAATTGGCTTTGGAGGTACACCCCGGACATGTTAAATGAAGTTGACGAAGACCAAATTCGACATCTGGCAGAACTTAGTAACAGACGATTTAACACCAATTCGTAA